From Butyricimonas paravirosa, one genomic window encodes:
- a CDS encoding N-6 DNA methylase has protein sequence MITKGNLKKLLSILEYTEVSPHRFKKEFTDVNCCIEVDFISEKIIYPQDRGLKINDDTTSNFAHPENFVVFECINQLLKKGYRPEHIELEKKWHLGHDTKSGKADICVYDIDNSMLMIIECKTYGKEYKDALKILRTDGGQLFSYWQQERGTKWISLYTSDIVGGEITRENDIINCLDDANLVLLSKKDDSLKLYSKAHTVSELFEVWTETYMLKLWQELIFGDDSLAYKIGVKPLRKKDLKDFAPDDKIVNKFEEILRHNNVSDKENAFNRLVALFICKLADEIRKGDNDEVEFQYKQGTDTYESLQDRLQRLHQEGMEDFMGEKIFYVPADYPEWLFTTYTGTQRKKAIEDLKEKIKILKFYSNNDFSFKDVHNEELFLQNGKILVEIVQLFERYRIVYLSKHQFLGDLFEQLLNKGFKQNEGQFFTPIPITRFIWDSLPLREYVNNGGSLRHPKIIDYACGAGHFLTEAVEAVNSVIKSDNNDWVRDYIYGIEKDYRLARVAKISMFMNGAGESNIIFGDGLENSPEKKIINGSFDILVTNPPYSVSAFKSHLKLKNNTLTLLDRISNDGGDIETLFVERIAQLLKPQGLAAVILPVSILTNGSGSYVGARETIFKNFHLHSIVLFGSKTFGATGTNTAILFLEKYNEPPKPGDLVEDSVEAILNRANIENWLDDKILEAYLLCLGLSKEEYYSLLDGSVLKDREKSKYASMYIAAFESSTELISRKKAKSFQKQTDEEKQHEIFNRFVGFVKNLEREKLFYFALTYDKQTVIIASPDDNTEQKTFLGYEWSNRKGSEGIKITNAGGLLYAPERWSNNTISAAIRNAFYNIAWEGTELNSKYVKYVNTSDLLDFSREKFDKAIKTAVEKQIAITSKYAIIKLRDVAIIQKGQSITSAQCKKGNIKVVAGGIDFACYHDTANRDANVITISASGANAGFVNYWNEPIFVVI, from the coding sequence ATGATAACAAAAGGCAATCTCAAAAAGTTATTATCAATTCTTGAGTACACCGAGGTATCACCTCATCGCTTTAAAAAAGAGTTTACTGATGTTAATTGCTGTATAGAAGTCGACTTTATTAGTGAGAAAATTATATATCCCCAAGATCGTGGTTTAAAAATCAATGATGATACAACGAGCAACTTTGCACATCCAGAAAATTTTGTTGTTTTTGAATGCATAAATCAACTATTGAAAAAAGGTTATCGTCCTGAACATATAGAGTTAGAAAAAAAATGGCATTTGGGTCATGATACCAAAAGTGGTAAAGCTGACATTTGTGTTTACGATATAGATAACTCAATGTTGATGATAATCGAGTGTAAAACTTATGGAAAAGAGTATAAGGATGCTCTCAAAATTTTACGAACCGATGGAGGACAATTATTTAGTTACTGGCAGCAAGAAAGAGGTACAAAATGGATTTCATTATATACATCTGACATTGTAGGAGGGGAGATTACACGTGAAAATGATATAATTAACTGTCTCGATGATGCTAACTTAGTGCTATTGTCAAAGAAAGATGATAGTTTAAAATTATACTCTAAAGCCCATACTGTTAGTGAATTATTTGAAGTATGGACAGAAACCTATATGTTGAAATTATGGCAAGAACTCATCTTTGGAGATGATTCTTTAGCATATAAAATTGGCGTAAAGCCTCTTCGCAAAAAGGATTTGAAGGACTTTGCTCCAGATGATAAAATCGTTAATAAATTCGAAGAAATTCTTCGTCACAATAATGTCAGCGATAAAGAAAATGCATTTAATCGTCTCGTTGCATTGTTCATCTGCAAACTGGCTGATGAAATTCGTAAAGGCGATAATGACGAAGTAGAATTCCAATACAAGCAGGGCACTGATACATACGAATCGTTACAAGACAGATTACAACGGTTACATCAAGAGGGTATGGAAGATTTTATGGGTGAAAAAATATTCTATGTCCCTGCTGATTACCCGGAATGGTTGTTTACAACTTACACGGGGACACAAAGAAAAAAGGCTATCGAAGATTTAAAGGAAAAAATTAAAATTTTAAAATTTTATTCCAATAATGACTTTTCGTTCAAAGATGTTCACAACGAAGAACTATTTCTTCAGAACGGTAAAATTCTCGTTGAGATCGTACAACTTTTTGAGAGATATCGTATCGTCTATCTATCTAAACACCAATTTTTAGGCGATCTTTTCGAACAATTATTGAATAAAGGATTCAAGCAAAACGAAGGACAATTCTTTACTCCAATACCAATTACTCGATTCATCTGGGATTCACTTCCATTAAGGGAATACGTAAATAATGGAGGTTCGTTACGACATCCAAAAATCATAGACTATGCTTGTGGTGCAGGACACTTTCTTACCGAAGCAGTTGAAGCTGTAAACTCTGTAATAAAAAGTGATAATAACGATTGGGTTCGGGACTATATCTATGGAATTGAAAAAGATTATCGCTTGGCAAGAGTTGCTAAGATTTCGATGTTCATGAACGGAGCAGGAGAAAGTAACATCATTTTTGGGGACGGTTTAGAAAATTCACCGGAAAAGAAAATTATTAATGGTTCATTTGATATACTTGTTACCAATCCTCCATATTCTGTATCTGCCTTTAAATCGCATTTGAAATTGAAAAACAACACTCTGACATTACTTGACCGCATTTCAAATGATGGTGGTGATATTGAGACATTATTTGTAGAGCGAATAGCACAGCTACTCAAACCTCAAGGATTAGCTGCTGTAATTCTCCCCGTATCAATACTAACGAATGGTAGCGGTAGTTATGTTGGAGCAAGAGAAACTATCTTTAAGAATTTTCACCTGCATTCTATTGTATTGTTCGGTAGTAAGACTTTCGGGGCTACAGGAACAAATACTGCAATATTATTTCTTGAAAAATACAACGAACCTCCTAAACCGGGAGATCTAGTCGAAGATAGTGTTGAAGCTATACTTAACAGAGCCAATATCGAAAATTGGCTTGATGATAAAATTCTTGAAGCGTATCTACTTTGCCTAGGTCTTTCCAAAGAAGAATACTATTCTTTGTTGGATGGTTCAGTCCTTAAAGATAGAGAGAAGTCCAAATATGCAAGCATGTATATCGCAGCATTTGAATCATCCACAGAACTTATAAGTAGAAAGAAGGCAAAATCATTTCAAAAACAAACAGACGAAGAGAAACAACATGAGATTTTTAATAGATTTGTTGGTTTCGTTAAGAATCTGGAACGAGAAAAATTATTCTATTTTGCTTTAACGTATGATAAACAAACAGTTATTATCGCATCACCAGATGATAATACAGAACAAAAAACATTTTTGGGGTATGAATGGAGTAATAGAAAAGGCTCTGAAGGCATTAAAATTACAAACGCAGGAGGTTTACTATACGCACCAGAAAGATGGTCTAATAATACAATCTCTGCAGCTATACGAAATGCCTTTTATAATATAGCTTGGGAAGGAACAGAGCTAAACAGTAAATATGTTAAATATGTAAATACTTCTGATTTATTAGATTTTTCTCGTGAAAAATTTGACAAAGCAATAAAGACAGCCGTCGAAAAGCAAATTGCTATCACTAGTAAATACGCTATAATCAAATTGCGTGATGTTGCTATAATTCAGAAAGGACAGTCCATCACCTCTGCACAATGTAAAAAAGGTAATATAAAAGTTGTGGCAGGAGGTATAGATTTCGCTTGCTACCATGATACAGCCAATAGAGATGCCAATGTCATTACTATAAGTGCATCAGGTGCAAATGCAGGATTTGTCAATTACTGGAATGAACCAATATTTGTTGTAATCTGA
- a CDS encoding DUF4121 family protein, with translation MSQQVTKEKYSIETLRERNVSYDHQHWLTQEDVDMANSYVELIERTRSKITPQIGDRLVYVTEHGDYYGNALIDSRSAKEGYLSVCEQPYVPFVWEEDGNIRLSVSGGAFHSVNPEELKFLKWTEGVFKDWGHCGACANGSVSFLAKVPLWFYAEPNPRYGDFTTETYRKFYLHKREESENGNLYQGFDIAFRDEAEFRQFLKDYEGTVFKGNWDNQIVLWCFRREYVFLPSAEWEKIKIPAVERKLNFHPEQVKIVKDMEKHITYFYRIKPDNF, from the coding sequence ATGTCACAGCAGGTAACAAAAGAAAAGTACAGTATCGAAACACTCAGAGAGCGGAATGTTTCATACGACCACCAGCATTGGCTGACACAGGAAGATGTGGATATGGCCAACAGTTATGTGGAACTCATTGAGCGGACACGCTCTAAGATTACACCGCAAATCGGAGACAGGCTGGTATATGTAACCGAACACGGGGATTATTACGGAAACGCCCTTATTGACAGCAGGAGTGCAAAAGAAGGATATCTTTCCGTATGCGAACAGCCGTATGTGCCTTTCGTGTGGGAAGAGGACGGCAATATCCGTCTGAGTGTCAGCGGAGGCGCATTCCATTCCGTGAATCCGGAGGAACTGAAATTCCTGAAATGGACGGAAGGGGTGTTCAAGGACTGGGGGCATTGCGGTGCTTGCGCCAACGGTTCGGTGTCATTTCTGGCTAAGGTACCGTTATGGTTTTATGCCGAACCCAATCCCAGGTATGGAGATTTCACGACCGAGACCTACCGGAAGTTCTACCTACACAAAAGGGAGGAATCGGAAAACGGCAATCTCTATCAAGGCTTTGACATCGCTTTTCGGGACGAAGCCGAGTTCCGGCAGTTCCTGAAGGACTACGAAGGAACGGTGTTCAAGGGAAATTGGGATAATCAAATCGTGTTATGGTGTTTCCGTCGGGAATATGTGTTCTTACCTTCCGCCGAATGGGAAAAGATAAAAATCCCTGCCGTAGAGCGAAAGCTCAACTTCCATCCCGAGCAGGTCAAGATAGTCAAGGACATGGAAAAGCACATCACTTATTTCTACCGGATTAAACCGGATAATTTTTAA